The genomic segment CGATACTGAATTGTTTGTGATCGCTCCTGATGGGAAGAAAAAAGAAATTGAACCGAATGACAAAGGTGAGTTTTCTTTGACGTTGTCTTATAAGAATCGTTCCTTTAGCGCCCAATCGATTCAATTCGCATTGTATGAAGACGATAAGCTGGTTAAAAAAGCTGACGTTGCATTAAGCACAAAAGTCATTGTCGAGCCTGTGAAGCCAACAGACGACGATGAAGACGATGATGATGACAAAAAGAAAAAAGAAAAAGGGAAGCAGAAAGATAAGCATCCCAACGGCAACGCGTATGGCTATTGGAAAAAGCACGGTAAGGAATGGAATGACGACAGAGATGATGACAATGACGACCACGATGATGATGACGATGACGATCGTGACGACGACAGAGACTAGTCTCTGTCGTTAAGGCCGCTGCTTGTAAGTCTCGACGTACTCCACCAATTGTCTGATGTAATCCCCCAGAATGGGGATCGAAAGAAATTGCGTCAAGAGGGAGCCGAGGAAAGCCAAAACGATAGCAGTACCAATCGTCAATCCCAGACCCCGGGCAAGACCTGCGAGGAAATTGATCCAGAGCAGCTTGCGCGGGGCTGTGTAATTTTGGATCACATCTGCTAGTCGGATATCTTCCAGGAACATCGCAATTTTATGCATCCGCTCATTTACCTTCCGAACTTCCTGAAGCTCTTCAAGGACTTGATCAATTTGCTGCATGAGGCGATCTGTAGGCGACAAGCTGTCCATCCCCTTCCATCATTCGGTATCGTTACCTACCAGTCTAGGGAAAAAGACAACCAGAATCAAGGTGAAGAGGAAACGTTTGCCTATCAGCTATACGAAGGGTACAATGAACGTACAAAACGTTTGTTAGGAGGCTTTGAAATGGCTGAAACTGTTTCCCAATCTCTTTCCGAAGATTTATTCAAGCTCTTGCAAAAGGAGCGTTTTGTTACCTTGGGCACAGTAGACCATGAGTCAGGGGCACCATCGCTCAGCTCCTTGTCCTGGACGTATGCTGTCAGCGCCGATACGATTCGTTTTGCTGTGGATAATCGCTCGCGTATTTTGGCTAATATTGCGAAGGAACCACAAGTTGTTCTGCATTTGATCGGTGCTGGCTCATCTTTTGCCATTAATGGTCGTGCTGTCGTCAAAACAGACCGACTGGAAGGTGTTCCGCTCAAGCTGGCCATGGCGGAAATCAAAATTGAGGCCGTTCGTGATATTATGTTTTACGGTTCCCGTATTTCCGTAGAACCACAGTATGAAAAGACGTATGACAAAAACGCGGCAGCGAAGCTGGACAATCAAGTTATGACCGCCTTGAAAGAGGCAAACTAACAGGTGGAAATAAATTGTTGACAAGAATCCTGCCGATCCTTTAGTATTAGGGTCAATCGAATTGAATAGCAATCTTCTTATCCAGAGCGGCGGAGGGACTGGCCCGATGATGCCCGGCAACCAATCACCTGTATTGAACAGGGAGATAATGGTGCTAATTCCTGCAGAGTTATCAAACTCTGAAAGATGAGAAGGATTTGCTTACGGTGACGTAAACAAAGCCTTCTTTCAGAGGAAAGAGGGCTTTTTTGATGCCCTCGTACACTATTGGAGGGAGAGAAACAGACATGAAATTGGAAACGAAATTGATTCAGGCGGGAGTAGGCAGAGACGAAAAAACAGGGGCGGTGAGCTTTCCTGTTTACTATGCAACGGCTTATCGCCATCCTGCCTTGGGCCAGAGCACTGGATATGATTATACGCGTACAGCTAATCCTACTCGCACCATTTTGGAGGAGACCATCGCTGAAGCGGAATCAGGAGATGCAGGATTCGCTTGCGCCTCAGGAATGGCTGCTGTTCATACTGTCATGGGCTTGTTTTCCCAAGGGGATCATTTGATCGTGTCACTCGATCTGTACGGGGGAACCTATCGATTGTTCGAGCAAGTGCTCTCTCGTTACGGTCTGACGTTTTCGTACGTGGATTTGCGTGACATTGGTGCACTCAAAAATGCGATTCGTCCAGATACAAAAGCCATCTTCGTCGAGACACCAACCAATCCGCTCATGCAGATTACCGATATTCGAGCAGTAGCGCTTTTGGCGAAACAGCACGGGCTTCTTACGATTGTAGACAACACATTCTTAACCCCGTATTGTCAACGCCCACTAGAGCTTGGTGCAGATATTGTCTTACATAGTGCAACCAAGTATTTGGCAGGACATAACGATGTGCTGGCTGGCCTCATCGTAACAAAAGGGGAAGAGTTGTCGGAAAAAATCCGGTTTTTGCACAATTCAATCGGTGCTGTACTCGGACCGCAAGATTGCTGGCTTCTCGTTCGCGGGATGAAAACACTGGCATTGCGGATGGAGCGTCATCAATCCAATGCCTTGATTGTAGCGGAAAAGCTGCGTGAGCATCCGGCAGTGGCGGAGGTATTTTATCCAGGTCTTCCAGAGCATCCGGGGCATGAGATCCAGGTGAATCAAGCGACTGGGCATAGTGGAATGGTTTCGTTCCGCGTGCGCGCTGCTGAGCAGGTGGGATTGTTCCTGCAAAATCTGCAAATCGTGTCCTTTGCGGAAAGTCTGGGTGGTGTAGAGTCATTGTGTACGTATCCGGCGACGCAGACTCACGCCGATATCCCGAAAGAAGTTAGAGA from the Brevibacillus brevis genome contains:
- a CDS encoding pyridoxamine 5'-phosphate oxidase family protein — its product is MAETVSQSLSEDLFKLLQKERFVTLGTVDHESGAPSLSSLSWTYAVSADTIRFAVDNRSRILANIAKEPQVVLHLIGAGSSFAINGRAVVKTDRLEGVPLKLAMAEIKIEAVRDIMFYGSRISVEPQYEKTYDKNAAAKLDNQVMTALKEAN
- a CDS encoding DUF5665 domain-containing protein, whose translation is MDSLSPTDRLMQQIDQVLEELQEVRKVNERMHKIAMFLEDIRLADVIQNYTAPRKLLWINFLAGLARGLGLTIGTAIVLAFLGSLLTQFLSIPILGDYIRQLVEYVETYKQRP
- a CDS encoding aminotransferase class I/II-fold pyridoxal phosphate-dependent enzyme — encoded protein: MKLETKLIQAGVGRDEKTGAVSFPVYYATAYRHPALGQSTGYDYTRTANPTRTILEETIAEAESGDAGFACASGMAAVHTVMGLFSQGDHLIVSLDLYGGTYRLFEQVLSRYGLTFSYVDLRDIGALKNAIRPDTKAIFVETPTNPLMQITDIRAVALLAKQHGLLTIVDNTFLTPYCQRPLELGADIVLHSATKYLAGHNDVLAGLIVTKGEELSEKIRFLHNSIGAVLGPQDCWLLVRGMKTLALRMERHQSNALIVAEKLREHPAVAEVFYPGLPEHPGHEIQVNQATGHSGMVSFRVRAAEQVGLFLQNLQIVSFAESLGGVESLCTYPATQTHADIPKEVREHVGVCDRLLRLSVGIEHPDDVVADLFQALNASLVVGGSVR